Part of the Methanobacterium bryantii genome, TCTTAAAATAGTATTAAATTTATTCTAATTGGTTTTATATTCTTAAATTGTACTTTAAATAGTTTTAAATTTGTTTTAATGAATTTTATACTCTAAAATATACTTAAAATAATATTAAATTATTTTAATTGAGTTTATACTCTTTAATTAATCTTTAAAGCTATGCTAAACTTACTTTAATGATTTTATACTCTTAAATTATTCCTAAAATAGTATTAAATTTATTCTAATTAATTTTATGCTCTTAAACAGCTCTAAAATAGTGTATTTTATCTTAATTAATTTAAATCTTAAAATAGTACCTGCATCTACACTATTTTTATAATCTCAAATTATGCATAAAATACTATTTTTTGGCATATAAACTGTTCTAATGTTTTATTTAAACATTTAATTATGATTCCTGGTTCTTCTTGAATTACACTTGAAACAGTACCATTATGTAGTTCTATATTAAGTATAGAATATACTTGAAATATTTTTATTTAAATTAAATTTGAGATATTTTTTCTACTTTATTTCAATATAGTATCATTTACACTGCATTTAAATATTAATATGTTTTAATTGTCGGATGTTTACAAAATGCAAATTTGTTTTGATCTTTGTACATTTGATACAGTTGAAATGAATCTCTGCATAAAATCATTCATTAATTCATGAATTAAATGTTACACTTGAAATGCATGTCTCTTACAAAATTAAAATTTCAAAATATTTTAAAGAATTATTTGTTTACACTTGAAATGCAGGTCTCATTATCTACGAATTAAACATGATCTAGAAAATCCATTTAAATAATTCAAATCTGATATATATTGAATAAAAGTAGTTTATATTAGAAAATATATTATTAAAAGGCTTGAATTTTGTTTTAAAGTTACGAAATATTGATTTTATAATTTATTAATACTTTTATTTTTTAAATTATTAATTTTAACTGGCAACATCTGCTTCAAAATGTTTTTTACACTTGAAATGCATGTCTCTTACAAAATGAAAATTTTAATTTATGATTTTTTTACACTTGAAATGCATGTCCTTCTAATAGGAAATTTTAATACAAATAATGCTGAATTTATTATTTTACACTTGAAATGCACCTCTCTGTTTGAACATTTATATGAGTTGAGTGACAATTTAATTTACTAGAGAAAGATTTCAAGTGTATTGATATTTTTCGATCATTCTTTTGAAGCTTGAAGTATTATTAATTAAAGGCTTCTTTTAACTATAAATAAGTGGTCAGTATGAACATCTTTGAAGAACTCGGTGAAAAAAACACTGTTTTTAAGTGCAAAAAATTTTTGGATCATAGATTTTTACCTGATAAGTTACCTCACCGTGAAGAACAGATCCGATCTGTTGCTAAATATTGGATTGAAGCTTTAAACAGCGTCACTCCACCAGATATAACTATTTACGGTAAGACAGGTACTGGAAAAACAGCAGTAGCTAAATTTACAAAAAAACAATTATTACAGATGGCAAAGGACAAAAATCTTAATGTAAGGGTAGAGTATGTAAGATGTACTGATTACACAACTGAATATCAAGTTATAGCTCATCTATGTCAGCAAATGGGTCAAAACGTTCCTTACAGAGGTTGGACAAAAGCTGAAGTGATACAATCATTCAGAAATCTTTTTAAAAAGAATGTATTTGGAAAGGACCTTATTTTAATTATTCTTCTTGATGAAATCGATATATTATTGAAAAACGATGGTGATGGACTTCTTTATACTCTTACAAGAACTGAAAACGTTGCAATTGCGTCTATAAGTAACTACGTTGATTTTAAAAAATTCATAAAACCAAGGGTAAAAAGCAGTTTACGTGATCGAGAGATTGTTTTCCCACCGTACAATGCTCAACAACTTGTTGATATCCTGGAAGAAAGGGCCGCATTGTCTTTTAGAGACAATGTCTTAAATGATGATGTAATTCCACTTTGTGCAGCTCTTGCAGCAAAAGAAGAAGGTGATGCTAGATATGCTCTGGACCTCCTCAGGACTTCAGGTGAACTTGCAGATGAAAAATGTTCTGACATTGTATTTGAGGATTATGTAAGGGAAGCAAAGGACCATATTGAGCATAACAAAGTTACTGATATCATAATGACTTTACCAAGCCAGCAGCAGAAAGTTCTGGAATCATTACTCTATCTTACTAAAAGAAAAGAAGAAATAACATCTGGAAGACTCTATGAAGTTTATAAAGAAGTTTCCAAGGGAGATTCAGTATCTTACCGGCGAATCTTTGACTTTATAAATGAATTAGAAATGCTAGGGCTTATTTCAACTAAAACAATCTCAAGAGGTAGGGGTAGAGGACGAACAAATATCATAGATTTACAGTGTGAAATTAGTCTTCTTGAGGATGCTATGTGGAGCGCATAGTGTCATAACTTTCTATTTTATGCCTATAAAAAAAAGAAGGATTAACGCAAGCATAAAACTTATTTTCACTTGAAATGTATCTTAATTATATTTTAGAGCATTTATCTTAAGATTAAATTAATGTTTAGTATTTTAGCGTTTTTAAAATAAAAAAAATAAATGATGTATATTAGTTAAAAATTAGTTTTATAGATTAATCATAGCTAATATAATTAACTGATTTTATTTAATAACAGACTTTAACAGAGCCATTCTAACAGGTACTCCATAAAATGCCTGCTCAAAGTATCTGCCCTGTGGAGTATTATCAACATCATGCGATATTTCATCGATTCTAGGCAGTGGATGCATTACAATGGCATCACTTCCCTCTAAAAGCTTGGAAGTGATGGTATAGGCTCCCTTAATTTTCAAATATTCTGCAGGATCAGGGAACCTTTCTTTCTGAATCCTTGTCACGTACAGAACATCTGTCTTATCCAGCACTTCATGGATACTATCAGTTTCGTACACGTCAAC contains:
- a CDS encoding orc1/cdc6 family replication initiation protein, translated to MNIFEELGEKNTVFKCKKFLDHRFLPDKLPHREEQIRSVAKYWIEALNSVTPPDITIYGKTGTGKTAVAKFTKKQLLQMAKDKNLNVRVEYVRCTDYTTEYQVIAHLCQQMGQNVPYRGWTKAEVIQSFRNLFKKNVFGKDLILIILLDEIDILLKNDGDGLLYTLTRTENVAIASISNYVDFKKFIKPRVKSSLRDREIVFPPYNAQQLVDILEERAALSFRDNVLNDDVIPLCAALAAKEEGDARYALDLLRTSGELADEKCSDIVFEDYVREAKDHIEHNKVTDIIMTLPSQQQKVLESLLYLTKRKEEITSGRLYEVYKEVSKGDSVSYRRIFDFINELEMLGLISTKTISRGRGRGRTNIIDLQCEISLLEDAMWSA